The DNA region TGCCGCGAGTAGTGCCACTGCCTGCACAGGGGTCAGGCTGACCGGTGGCAGAGTGCCTCGGGCGACTAGCCCGTAGCCACCGCCGGGGCCCGGGCGCGACCAGATCGGCGCGCCACTGTTCTCGAGTGCGGTGAGGTCTCTCTTGACCGTGCGCACGGACACGCCGAACTCTTTTGCCAGTCGCTCAGCAGTGCATCCACGCGGTCCGCTGCGTCGCAACATCTCAGACAGGGCGTGGAGTCGCTCCGCCCTCTTCATCTCCCACCCCGGCAAGAAATCATGCCAAAAATGGTGACATACCCTTGTCCGCGAGGCTCGAGAGCATCGTGGTGTGACGAACACCGCGAGCAGCCCGACCATGATCCTGATCGCTGGCCATTGGCTAGGGGCTTGGGCATGGGACGAGGTGCGCGAACACCTGACCGCTGACGGCTGGCGAACCATCCCGATGACGCTTCCCGGCCTCGATGAGCGGGACCCCAAGCGGGCGTCCAGGACGCTCGATGACCAGGCGATGGCGATCGAGCAGACTATGACCCAGGCTGAGGCTTCCGAGGCCCAGCCGGTAGTCATCGTGGCGCACAGCGGAGCCAACGCGCCGGTAAGCCTTGTGCTCGATCAGCATCCTGAACTTGTCCGCCGAGTGGTGTGGGTCGATAGCGGGCCCGTCGCGTCCGGCAGTATCTTCGCCCCGGATGCGCCCGAGGATCTGGATGAGTTTCCCCTGCCGCCCTTCGACGCGCTCGGGGAGCAGGCCAGCCTCGAGGGCCTGAGCACTGAGGCTCTCGAGCGCTTTCGAGCCAGGGCCGTTCCAGAACCCGGTCCCGTGCTACGCCAGCAAGTGAAGCTCACCAACGATGCGCGTTTGGCGGTCCCGACCACTCTGGTGTGCTGCTCGATCCCGAGCGCGCAGATAATGGAGCTGGCCAACTCGGGTCATCCCATGTTCGCCGAGGTGTCAAACCTCGACCATGTTGACCTCATCGACCTCCCGACCGGGCATTGGCCCATGTGGAGCCGCCCCGGCGACCTCGCCCACATCCTCGCCGCAGCAGCGGCTTCCCCAGCTAACTGAACCGCAGACAGACCTGAAGAGGGCCAGCCGAAGCGGCTGGCCCTCTTCAATTCCTGAAAGATCTCATGACACACCCCGATGCCGCGCTCACCCCAAGACATCGCCTCGAGGTTACCCGTCTCGTCGTAGAGGAGGGGTGGCCGATCAGCGAGGTCGCTGCCCGTTTCCAGGTGTCCTGGCCGACCGTGAAGCGCTGGGTCGATCGCTACCTCGCCGGTGAGCCGATGCACGATCGCTCCTCGCGACCGAGAACATTGCCGAACAAGACGGGCAAGGCCGTGACGAAGCGATGTGTGAGCCTGCGGATGCGGCTGCGCGAAGGCCCGGTTGGGGCATGGTTACACCAGTACAACCAGCATCGCCCGCACACGGCGTGCGGCAACCAGCCGCCGTTCTCGCGATTAATCAACGTCCCCGAGCAGTGCACCTAGCGGAAGATCAACGGCCCCGGGGTATCTCGGGGCCGTTCTGTGTCCGCACATGCCGATTTCAGTGTGCGGAATACTATGCCAATCTGGTCTACTGAGGTTTCTGTTTGAGCCGGTTGCGGCTGAGCTTTCGATTATCGGGGATGAAATGCCAAGGGTCTCTGCGCCGTATCGGATCGATGATGCCGATGGCACCGAGGAAGGGTTCGACGCCGCACCGGACACACTGTCAGAGGATGACGCTGAGCTCCTACTCGGCTACCTGCGATCGGCTGAGTGCATCGTTGCGGCACCGGGCGTGATCGAGGATCCTTTCGTGCCTGGCAACCCGAACGCCCGTGTGCGCATTGGCTTGATGACCGACGGAGAATGGGTGTGGGAGCTGGCGTGGGAAGACTACGTGGAGTATCGCCGGGTTGCTCCGCCGATAGACTTCATCGATCACGCCAAGCGGCACGGTTGGGTGGCTCCTGAGGTATCGGAGCAAGTCTTGTTGGAGATGGCGCGCCAGTTCGGGTTCGAATCTGCGAGCGATTTGGGGATGCTCGACGACTAGAACGGTTGTGGCCGCAGCGTTGTGCAGGGCAACCTTGCGGAACGCACTATTCTGCTGCATACGGCGCTGACCGAACCGGCCAGCACGGCCATCCGGCCGGTCGCTGTGCAGACGGCGAAGGTGAACCACGCCGTGGGCGGGCTACTTCACATCGCCGGGCTGGAACTGCTCGACGTCGCCCCACTCCCACGCGATACTTCCGTCATTGGCAGCGTCCTTGATCATCGCCCACACGAGATGGATGTTGCGGCCGGGCGGTAGGTCGATCGCGATGTGGCGATCCCCGCTCCATTCTGATTTCAGGTGGTTCTGCGTTACGGCGTCATCGATGGCACCGTGCAGCCGTGTGGCCTCACTATCCGACAGCGCCGGCAGCAGTCCGCAGCGTATTCAACCGCGGCAGGACTACCTGCCAACCTGCTGTATCGGCCGTCCCGCATGCTCATGCGGAGTTCCGCATGAATGGGCCTATTCATGCACAAATTGCGGCAGAGTGGCAGATTCCGCCGATTCTGTGGTGTTGGTGCACGTTTAGGCCCATCGCGTTGGGATCGCCTGTCCGGTAGCGGCGACCCGACGGGTCTTGGTCGATGCTCACAATCACCATGTCGTCGCGACCGCAGGTCAGACAGGTGGTATCAGGTCGCTTTCGCTGACGGTGTACGTCAAAGAGGGATAGATGAAGTCAGTTTCGTTGTTCTCCCGGCGACGTAGTTGGTAGAACTCGCGCTGTTGATCGCCGTCGGCCGGCAGGAGGCGTGCGCCGTGCGGGAGGTATGGGTGGCCCTCGTGAAAACGGATGAAGGTCTTCGACGTTCGGAAGGTCACGCCTAGCCATTGGTTGTCCGTTGCCTGGGCGGGCGTGTCCAGGACGATCTTGTGCTTGAGGTGGCGGTTCGAGGCGAGGGAGAAGGCGACGACACTGTTGTGGGCGAGGGGGATTTCGAACTTCTCGGCGGTGCCTTTCGGTTCGACGATCAGCTTTCTCGGCGGGACCGGTTCGGGGTGGCGGTAGCAGGAGAAGACGGCGATGAACGACTCTTCGGCTAGGTCGAGGGCTTGGTCGGAATGGCTGCCCATGGTGGTGTAGGCGTTCGTGTAGGTCTCGATGAGAGCGTTGTTGAAGCCGACGGGGAGGCCCGCCTGCGTCTGAATCAGCTGGGCCAGGCGGTCGTGCAACGGCCGGAAGTGTTGCGGCGGTTCGGCGAATCGGGTGGTGGTGCGGACGAGAGGGACGTGGCCCGCCTCGTCGGGCTTGGTGAGCGTGGCGCCTTTTCGGCCTCTTCCTACGTCTTCCCAGAGGACAGATGCGGAGAGCTCTGCGAAGAGGTCCTCCTCGGCCGGCAGGACGTATGAGACGACCTCGTGCGAGATCCTAAGCTCGGGGGGCAACGTAGTCTCCCGCGTTCATGCTGAAGGGAAACCGGTCGCTGTAGTCGATGAAGGACGAGGTCCCGTTCTCCTCGGCGTACAGCTTGCGCAGCTCTTCCATGCCCTCCTGGGTGGGCGGCTCCAGCTGCACCAAGTCTTCGGCCTTCTTCAGGAACGTCTGCCCGTTCTTGTGGACGGCCTCGGCGTTCGAGCAGCGCACCACGTATCCCAGTCGGGTCGGCAGCAGCTCGGCATCCAACATCGAGGGCCGGATCTCGTGGGTGTACAGGCGATTGGTGGACAGCGGCATGAAGAAGACCGAGCCGGGATAGAGGGTCAGGCTGAACTGCGAAGGGAGCGTGACCGCCTCGCTCGCTTCGACCGAATCCTTCAGGCGGAAGCGGAGTCTGGTCAGGCCGCTGACGCCCTTTACGCCGTAGTCGTAGGCGTCGTCGGTCAGGGGCCACAGCTTTTCGAGGCCGTCGTAGAAGGTGCAGAAGGCCATGATGCCGTTGACGGGCATGTCCTTCGTTTTGTCGGCGTGGGCCGAGATCTTGGCTTTGGACTGCTTCCGCTCGTCCGTCGCAAGGGTGTTGTGATAGATCTGCGCGAGCACGTGATTGAGCGGTGCCTGCCCCCGGAAGACGGTGGCGGCCTCGCGGTTCAGGGCCTCAACGATGCTCGTATCGGTCGGGCGGAAGCCTTCGGTCGGACCCGTGAAGTTCGTGGAGCAGCGCAGCAGGCGGAAATGCAGTTCATCACCGGTTCGTGTGACGGGCGTCAGGTAAATCCCGCTGCGATGGGCTGTCCCGGGCTTCGTGGACTCCGTCAGGGATTGGAACACGTGCTCCGCGCGGATCCGTCCGAAGTGTTTGTCGCCGAGGTCGAACAAGCGGCGGTAGAACACGCCGAGTCCGTGCACGCGAACAGGAACCCGGCCGAGCTCCTCGAGCGTCCGCGGTCCGGACACCACGTCCTCCGATGTGATCGTGGACCCGGAGAAATCCCCGGTCAAGTCGTTGTCCCGCAACACCGCAGGCGCGACAAAGCCGTTCAACGTTCCCAGACACGGCTGCCGAGGAAGTCGGTCCATGCTTCCGGGGCGAAACGGAGGATTGGGCCGGTGCCGTTGTCCTTGGTATCGCGGACCAGGGTGGCATCGGGGTCGTGGCGGACCTCTACGCACTGGTTCGAGGTTTCGCTTCGGCTGGACTTGTACCACTGCCGGATAGGCGGATTGGTCACGCCGCATGCTCCTTCGCCATCCTGAGGACCAGGGATCTGGTGTCGGCCTCGCTCAACGCTACCGCTCGGAGGGCGGTGATCGCCTCGCGGTAGCGCTCGATCACGTCGGCTCGATCGAGGTAGAGAGCTCCGACCGCGCCCTCGAGGTAGACGACCGGGGGCTCGGTGAGGCGATTCTGAAGGGTGTTGAACTCCAGTAGCGTGAAAGATTGCATGACAAGACCGCGGTGCGGGCCCACTCCGAAGGGAACGACCCGGATGCTGATGTTTTCGCGGTCACCGATCTCGGCCAGCCATCGCATTTGATCAGCCATCACATCCGGTTCAGCGGGGCGATGCCATAAAACCGCCTCGGAGAGAAGCACTTCCATGCGAAAGCCGGGGTCTTCCAGTCGCGTTTGCCGACGGGCGGTCAGTTCTATTCGGCGTTCGGTGTCCACTCTCGAGAGACCAGGGGCGTCCAACCTGGCCACCGCGCGACGGTAGTCCGACGTCTGCAGCAAGCCGTGGATCAACACCAGCTGGTGCGTGGTCATGTGGTCGGCCGCGCTTTCGAGGCGCAGATAGTGCGGGAAGTGTGAGGCGTACTGGTCGGCGTACGGCTGCCAGAAGCCCTTCGAATTTCCTTGCAGCTTATCGACTTTCGCCTGCTCCTTGACCTCGGACCAGAGGTTGAGCGCCTCCGCCCGGCTGGCTTCGTCCGCCTCATAGAGGTCGAGCAGGCTCTTCAGCTGCATCGTGGTGATCTTCGTGACCAGGCCGTCCTCCAACCGCACGATGGTCATGCGAGAGGTTTCGGCATGCAGCCCGGCCGCTAGCGCAGTCTTGTTCGCGCCTTCACGCATTGTGCGCAGGAAGTTTCCAAATGCCCTGCGAGAAACGGTAGATCCGGCCATCTTAGTTAGCCTCGCTATCTGCGAATAACTCGTGATGTGCGCGCTCATGGTGGGCCTGCACACGGCGGGTGTGCACAGGGTGAACATGCTCGCCGTGTGCACCCATCGTATTTCGTGTGCAGCACACAGTGAACGGTTCACTTCGACTGAATCGGGTGTCTACTGAATGCGTACACCTGGCGACGATGAGCTCCGTTGCCGCTCGGTACATCATCCGAAGCCCTTGCCATAAACATCACTTGGAGTCGTCATGACTTGGGAGACTTGGCTTTTGGTATCGCTGCTCGCTATCGGAGTGGTGGTGATAGTCGGGGCGCTCGTCGAGGATTGGCGGGGGACACGCCGACTCGACCCGCCGCCGGACGGTCACGGGGTATTGACGTTGCGGACCGTCGATGGGGGCTATCTGGAGGTGCCGCTCAGGGCGGGCTGCGTTACCAGCCACCGGCGGGGGCGATGAGGGATGGCGTTCACGCAGTCGGAGGCGAAAGTGCTTGGTGCGCTGTCTGTTCTGGGCGATTCACGGGACATGACGGTGCGGCAGATATCGCGGGCAACCGGGCTGCCCGACACCTCGATTCATCGCGCGCTGCTGCGCTTGTCGCGCAGTGGGCTGGCGGTGGGAACGCCGCGGGGTACGGCGTGTTGGCGTTCGACCGAGCGAGGGCGTCTTGCCATCGCCCGGTCCGTCTATCGCGAGTACACCGCCTGACATTCGGGCCGGCGGTGTGCGTCTAGCCCGTCAGGTTGTTCCAGAACGCGCAGCGGTGGTCGGCGGCGAAGTTGTCGGAGAACTGGTTGCCTGCGGGGCGGAAGGACAGGAATGACGGTGTGGCTGGGCTGTATTGGGGAATTGCTGGGAGGCCCTGCGGGTCTGCGGTGCCTGTGGCGATGAAGCGGGTCCAGTAGCGGCGCATTTCGGATTGGAGGCGGTGCTGGGCGGGGCTCATTACGGCGTCGAGGGCGAAGCCCGCTTGGGCGAGGTCGAAGAGGGAGGGGAGTTCGGCGGCGTGGTAGGCGCCCATGGGGAAGGTGCTGGGTGGGGACAGGGCTGCGCGGTCGTCGAATTCGTAGACGTAGGTGGGGTTTTGGTGGGCCAGGTCGGATATCTGGCCGGTCAGTTTGCAGACGAGCTGGTCGGTCCAGGAGCGGGTGAGAGCCAAGGGCGGCTGGGGGTAGTCGGTCAGGGGGTACTCGCGGAGGACCTGGTCGATCTGGGGTGGGGTCAGGTCGGGGATTTTGGCGGCGAGTAGGCGGGGGTAGTCGGCCGGGGTCATTTGGGGGCCCAAGGGGATGCCGTATTTGATCCAGACCCAGAGGGCCACCTCGTCGTGGTTGGAGCCGACGAAGGTTGGGACGTGGGCCATACGACCGGATTTCAGCACGGTGAGTGGGTTTTCGGGGAGGAAGGCGTTGCCGTACACCACGTTGGTGTCGTCGGGGCCGCGATCGACCAGGACGTCCGGGGGGAGGTTGCGGAGGCAGGTGGCGTCGTCGGTGGCGGGGCAACCGGCTGCGGCGGACCAGGTGTCGCCTTCGGCCTCCGCTTCGGGGAGGGATTGGCTCGCACAGAGGCCGCTTTGGAGCATGGCCGCCTGGAACAAGCCCTTCGAGGAGGGGGTGGCCATGTGGGTGCAGATCGACAGGCCGCCGGCTGATTCACCATCCAGGGTGACATGGGACGGGTCGCCACCGAAGGCGGCGATATTGCGATTGACCCAGCGCAGGGCCGCCTGTTGATCCATCAGGCCGTAGTCGCCGGAGCCGGAGCCGTCGTCGAGGGCCGAGGCGGCGAGGAAACCGAGGAGCCCGAGCCGATAGTTGACGGTGACGATGATGGCGTCGCCGTCGGGCTGGGAAACCAAAGGAGCTGCGCCGTACATGCTTCCGGAGCCGGTTTGCAGGCTGCCGCCGTGGATCCAGACCATGACGGGCAGGGGGCGGCCGTCGGCGGGGAGGGTGCGGGGTGTCCACACGTTGAGGTAGAGGCAGTCCTCCACCGTTGTGCGCAGGCCACCCAGTCCGGTGGGCTGCGCACAGTTCGGGCCGGAGTCCCGGGCCTCGCGGACGCCGGACCACGGGGCGACGGGAGCGGGCGGACGCCAGCGCAGATCCCCGACCGGGGGTGCGGCGTAAGGGATTCCATTGAACAGGCGGTAGGACTGCGCCGTCACGCCGTGCAAAGCGCCGCTGTCGATGGTGACCGTGTCCGGAGCCGGGGCGGGTAGCGCTCGCGCCACCGGGCCGCTCATCGCGAAGGCCGCCACCAACAGCGCGACCACCGCGAACACCACACCGAATCCCCTACCGAACCACCCCTGGTCACGCACGATCACCCGAGCCTCCTGGGCCTGCAAGCGCTATCGCGTAGTTGTTCGATACTAGTCGGCCGGTTCGGACGGGGGTCCGGAGTCTCACGAAATCAGCAAAACCCCTGCGTGCGGCCGGGCATCCGGGCGGGGATCGTCTCACGGCGAGACGGTTGTTGACACTCGATTCAAGTCGGGGCGACCGTGGGCCCATGACCCGCACCTCCGCCGACGCGCTCGACGTCTTCGATCCCGCGCACATCGACGATCCGTACCCGCTGTACCGGCGGCTGCGCGAGCAGTCCCCTGTCTACCGCATCCCGGGCACCGACTTCTACCTGGTGACCTCGTGGGACCTGGTGACCGAGGCGGTGAGTCGCGGCGACGAGTTCTCCTCGCACCTGACGGGCGCGCTGCTGCGGCAGGAAGGACAGCCGCCGACGACCTTCGATATGGACGGCGGCGGCCAGGCCATCCACGTACTCGCCACCGCCGACGATCCCAGCCATCAAGCCCAGCGCAAGCTGGTGCAGCCCTTGCTGGCCAAGCGGATTCGCGGACTCGGGCCGACCGTCACCGAACTGGTCGACCGGCTGTGGACCGAGGAACTCCACGCCGATCGCATGGAGTGGGCGGCGGGCATGGCCGACCGGCTGCCACTGTCCCTGGTCGCCGACATCATCGGGCTGCCGGACGCCGCTGTACCGCAACTGCTCACGTGGGCCTACGACAGCACCGAGATGCTGGGCGGAGTGGTCGACGCCGACCGCTTCATGCAGCTGGTCACCGCCGCCACCGAACTCACCGGTTACCTGCACACCGAATTCGCGGCCGCCCAGCGCAACCCGGGCGACGACCTGCTCGGCGTGCTGGCCCGCGCCTACGCGGCCGGCGAGATCACCGACGTGGTGGCCGTGCTCATCCTGGTCCAACTCGTCGGCGCGGGCGGCGAATCCACCGCGGGACTCATCGCGAACGGCGCACGCCTACTCGCCACCCGCCCCGACCTGCAGGACGAGCTGCGCCGCGAACCCGCGCTCCTGCCCGCCTTCCTGGATGAGGCGCTACGCCTGGAATCGCCGTTCCGAGGCCATCATCGGCACGTCACCACCGATACCGTGCTGGGCGGCATCGAGATTCCCGCGGGCAGCCACCTGCTGTTGCAATGGGGCGCCGCCAACCGGGATCCGGCCCGCTTCGACGACCCCGACACCATCGACCTGGACCGGCGCAGCGGCGCCAACAATCTCGCCTTCGGGCGCGGCATCCACTTCTGCATCGGGTCGGCGCTGGCCAAGCTGGAAGCCACCGCGGCGTTGACCGCGCTACTCGAGCGCACGACCGACTTCGGTCTCGTCGAAGACGCCCCGCCGCAGTGGTT from Nocardia tengchongensis includes:
- a CDS encoding alpha/beta fold hydrolase; translated protein: MTNTASSPTMILIAGHWLGAWAWDEVREHLTADGWRTIPMTLPGLDERDPKRASRTLDDQAMAIEQTMTQAEASEAQPVVIVAHSGANAPVSLVLDQHPELVRRVVWVDSGPVASGSIFAPDAPEDLDEFPLPPFDALGEQASLEGLSTEALERFRARAVPEPGPVLRQQVKLTNDARLAVPTTLVCCSIPSAQIMELANSGHPMFAEVSNLDHVDLIDLPTGHWPMWSRPGDLAHILAAAAASPAN
- a CDS encoding DUF397 domain-containing protein gives rise to the protein MTNPPIRQWYKSSRSETSNQCVEVRHDPDATLVRDTKDNGTGPILRFAPEAWTDFLGSRVWER
- a CDS encoding helix-turn-helix transcriptional regulator, encoding MAGSTVSRRAFGNFLRTMREGANKTALAAGLHAETSRMTIVRLEDGLVTKITTMQLKSLLDLYEADEASRAEALNLWSEVKEQAKVDKLQGNSKGFWQPYADQYASHFPHYLRLESAADHMTTHQLVLIHGLLQTSDYRRAVARLDAPGLSRVDTERRIELTARRQTRLEDPGFRMEVLLSEAVLWHRPAEPDVMADQMRWLAEIGDRENISIRVVPFGVGPHRGLVMQSFTLLEFNTLQNRLTEPPVVYLEGAVGALYLDRADVIERYREAITALRAVALSEADTRSLVLRMAKEHAA
- a CDS encoding helix-turn-helix domain-containing protein, with the translated sequence MAFTQSEAKVLGALSVLGDSRDMTVRQISRATGLPDTSIHRALLRLSRSGLAVGTPRGTACWRSTERGRLAIARSVYREYTA
- a CDS encoding carboxylesterase/lipase family protein — its product is MIVRDQGWFGRGFGVVFAVVALLVAAFAMSGPVARALPAPAPDTVTIDSGALHGVTAQSYRLFNGIPYAAPPVGDLRWRPPAPVAPWSGVREARDSGPNCAQPTGLGGLRTTVEDCLYLNVWTPRTLPADGRPLPVMVWIHGGSLQTGSGSMYGAAPLVSQPDGDAIIVTVNYRLGLLGFLAASALDDGSGSGDYGLMDQQAALRWVNRNIAAFGGDPSHVTLDGESAGGLSICTHMATPSSKGLFQAAMLQSGLCASQSLPEAEAEGDTWSAAAGCPATDDATCLRNLPPDVLVDRGPDDTNVVYGNAFLPENPLTVLKSGRMAHVPTFVGSNHDEVALWVWIKYGIPLGPQMTPADYPRLLAAKIPDLTPPQIDQVLREYPLTDYPQPPLALTRSWTDQLVCKLTGQISDLAHQNPTYVYEFDDRAALSPPSTFPMGAYHAAELPSLFDLAQAGFALDAVMSPAQHRLQSEMRRYWTRFIATGTADPQGLPAIPQYSPATPSFLSFRPAGNQFSDNFAADHRCAFWNNLTG
- a CDS encoding cytochrome P450 → MTRTSADALDVFDPAHIDDPYPLYRRLREQSPVYRIPGTDFYLVTSWDLVTEAVSRGDEFSSHLTGALLRQEGQPPTTFDMDGGGQAIHVLATADDPSHQAQRKLVQPLLAKRIRGLGPTVTELVDRLWTEELHADRMEWAAGMADRLPLSLVADIIGLPDAAVPQLLTWAYDSTEMLGGVVDADRFMQLVTAATELTGYLHTEFAAAQRNPGDDLLGVLARAYAAGEITDVVAVLILVQLVGAGGESTAGLIANGARLLATRPDLQDELRREPALLPAFLDEALRLESPFRGHHRHVTTDTVLGGIEIPAGSHLLLQWGAANRDPARFDDPDTIDLDRRSGANNLAFGRGIHFCIGSALAKLEATAALTALLERTTDFGLVEDAPPQWFPSIFVRRHRSLPLRLRIRST